The following proteins are encoded in a genomic region of Streptomyces sp. SLBN-31:
- a CDS encoding alkaline phosphatase family protein, which translates to MAHPPRPAAHDRGRSAPTPPDSPWDAHPEPLSVASAPLPEYGSGSLADLLPTLAAGMGVPDTTAAITELVPADRNCVFLVDGLGWEQLKRHAEEAPFMTSLLGSSRGGTGRPLTTGYPATTATSLASVGTGLPPGAHGLPGYTARNPETGELMNQLRWQPWTPPQAWQPYPTIFQLAHRAGVHAAQVSSPTFENTPLTKVALSGGTFHGRLSGEDRMDLAAEQLAAGDRSLVYTYYAELDGAGHRYGVDSDTWRGQLMHVDRLVQRLAEQLPPRTALYVTADHGMIDVPFDEEHRIDFDEDWELRAGVALLGGEGRARHVYAVPGAENDVLTCWREVLGEQFWVASREEAIAAGWFGPHIDDRVRARIGDVVAAARDDVLIIASEREPKESAMVGNHGSMTPAEQLVPLLEVRS; encoded by the coding sequence ATGGCCCACCCGCCGCGCCCCGCCGCCCATGACCGGGGGCGCTCCGCGCCCACACCTCCTGATTCTCCCTGGGACGCCCACCCCGAACCCCTCTCCGTCGCCTCCGCGCCCCTGCCCGAGTACGGCAGCGGCTCCCTCGCCGACCTGCTGCCCACCCTGGCCGCAGGAATGGGCGTACCGGACACGACGGCCGCGATCACCGAACTGGTCCCCGCCGACCGCAACTGCGTGTTCCTGGTCGACGGCCTGGGCTGGGAACAGCTCAAGCGCCACGCGGAGGAGGCGCCCTTCATGACCTCGCTGCTCGGCAGCTCGCGCGGTGGCACCGGCCGCCCCCTGACCACCGGCTACCCGGCGACCACCGCGACCTCCCTCGCCTCCGTCGGCACCGGCCTGCCCCCGGGCGCGCACGGCCTGCCCGGCTACACCGCGCGCAACCCGGAGACCGGCGAGCTGATGAACCAGCTGCGCTGGCAGCCGTGGACACCGCCGCAGGCCTGGCAGCCGTACCCGACGATCTTCCAGCTCGCCCACCGGGCCGGCGTGCACGCGGCCCAGGTGTCCTCCCCGACCTTCGAGAACACCCCGCTGACCAAGGTCGCGCTCAGCGGCGGAACGTTCCACGGGCGGCTGTCCGGCGAGGACCGCATGGACCTCGCCGCCGAGCAGCTCGCCGCCGGCGACCGCTCCCTGGTCTACACGTACTACGCCGAACTCGACGGCGCCGGACACCGCTACGGCGTCGACTCCGACACCTGGCGCGGCCAGCTCATGCACGTCGACCGGCTCGTCCAGCGGCTGGCCGAGCAACTCCCGCCGCGCACCGCGCTGTACGTCACCGCCGACCACGGCATGATCGACGTGCCCTTCGACGAGGAGCACCGCATCGACTTCGACGAGGACTGGGAACTGCGCGCCGGGGTCGCCCTGTTGGGCGGCGAGGGCCGGGCCCGTCACGTCTACGCCGTCCCCGGCGCCGAGAACGATGTGCTGACGTGCTGGCGCGAGGTGCTCGGCGAGCAGTTCTGGGTGGCCTCGCGGGAGGAGGCGATCGCGGCGGGCTGGTTCGGCCCGCACATCGACGACCGCGTCCGCGCCCGCATCGGCGACGTCGTGGCGGCCGCCCGCGACGACGTCCTCATCATCGCCTCCGAGCGGGAGCCGAAGGAGTCGGCGATGGTCGGCAACCACGGCTCGATGACCCCTGCCGAACAGTTGGTCCCGCTGCTCGAAGTACGCTCCTGA
- a CDS encoding thymidine kinase — MPELVFFSGTMDCGKSTLALQIEHNRSARGLAGMIFTRDDRAGEGKLSSRLGLVTDAVEVEDGQDLYAHLVDHLSQGGRADYVIADEAQFLAPEQIDQLARVVDDLGLDVYAFGITTDFRSKLFPGSQRLVELADRVEVLQVEALCWCGARATHNARTIGGEMVVEGAQVVVGDVNQAEAVGYEVLCRRHHRRRMTAATARAAALSPDVLPVSPA, encoded by the coding sequence ATGCCCGAGCTGGTGTTCTTCTCCGGAACGATGGACTGCGGGAAGTCCACGCTGGCTCTGCAGATAGAGCACAACCGTTCGGCGCGTGGCCTGGCGGGCATGATCTTCACGCGTGACGACCGCGCCGGCGAGGGCAAGCTCTCCTCGCGGCTCGGCCTGGTCACCGACGCGGTGGAGGTCGAGGACGGCCAGGACCTCTACGCCCATCTCGTCGACCACCTCTCGCAGGGCGGCCGCGCGGACTACGTCATCGCCGACGAGGCACAGTTCCTCGCCCCGGAGCAGATCGACCAGCTCGCCCGCGTCGTCGACGACCTGGGCCTGGACGTCTACGCCTTCGGCATCACGACCGACTTCCGCTCCAAGCTGTTCCCCGGCTCCCAGCGCCTGGTCGAACTGGCCGACCGCGTCGAGGTGTTGCAGGTCGAGGCGCTGTGCTGGTGCGGCGCCCGCGCCACCCACAACGCCCGCACCATAGGCGGCGAGATGGTCGTCGAGGGCGCCCAGGTGGTCGTCGGCGACGTCAACCAGGCCGAGGCCGTCGGCTACGAGGTCCTGTGCCGCCGTCACCACCGCCGCCGCATGACGGCGGCCACGGCCCGGGCGGCGGCGCTGTCCCCGGACGTGCTGCCGGTCTCCCCGGCCTGA
- a CDS encoding VOC family protein codes for MTEARESAGPNGEERAGHRPGTPCGVSLMVHGLTATEEFYGALFGWEFEPSPHQLGPHVRALLDGYEVAGIGQLPPDRQLPIAWTPYLASDDVDLTAETVRLCGGTVGVGPLDAADAGRLAIGSDPSGAVFGIWQGAAHGGTALTDVPGTPTWNELVTYETAGVAKFYEMVFGYEERKVVSADFDYVTLYIDGRPVAGLHGVGNALPRDRGPHWMTYFEVADADEAATRLVELGGHVLKPPKDSAHGRVATVADPEGALFSLIQSPR; via the coding sequence ATGACGGAGGCACGGGAGTCGGCCGGCCCGAACGGCGAAGAGCGGGCCGGACACAGACCGGGTACGCCCTGCGGGGTGAGTCTGATGGTGCACGGGCTGACGGCGACCGAGGAGTTCTACGGGGCGCTGTTCGGCTGGGAGTTCGAACCGAGCCCGCACCAGCTCGGCCCCCACGTGCGGGCCCTGCTGGACGGCTACGAGGTCGCCGGCATCGGCCAGCTGCCCCCGGACCGCCAACTCCCCATCGCCTGGACGCCGTATCTCGCCTCGGACGACGTGGACCTGACCGCGGAGACGGTACGGCTGTGCGGCGGCACGGTCGGGGTGGGCCCGCTCGACGCGGCCGACGCGGGCCGGCTGGCGATCGGCTCGGACCCCTCCGGCGCGGTCTTCGGGATCTGGCAGGGCGCCGCCCACGGCGGCACGGCCCTCACCGACGTGCCCGGCACCCCCACGTGGAACGAACTGGTCACCTATGAGACGGCCGGTGTGGCCAAGTTCTACGAGATGGTCTTCGGCTACGAGGAGAGGAAAGTCGTCTCCGCCGACTTCGACTACGTCACCCTGTACATCGACGGCCGCCCGGTCGCCGGCCTGCACGGCGTCGGCAACGCACTCCCCCGGGACCGGGGTCCGCACTGGATGACGTACTTCGAGGTGGCGGACGCGGACGAGGCGGCCACGCGGCTGGTCGAGCTCGGCGGGCACGTCCTCAAGCCGCCGAAGGACAGCGCCCACGGGCGGGTGGCGACGGTGGCGGACCCGGAGGGAGCGCTGTTCTCCCTGATCCAGAGCCCCCGCTGA
- a CDS encoding sulfurtransferase produces MNAIISASELASDLAGGTPPVLLDVRWQLSLAKAPFDGRAEYAAGHIPGAVYVDLDSELAAAPDERGRHPLPDLDVFGAAMRRAGVSTGTPVVVYDGGLGWAAARAWWLLRWTGHPDVRVLDGGLPTWEGDLETAVPTPAAGDFVPVPGAMGLLDADGAAALARSGVLFDARAGERYRGEVEPIDRIGGHIPGAVSAPTNENVGTDGRFLPAEQLAERFKSLGAGGGSDVGVYCGSGVSAAHEVLALAVAGIPAALYVGSWSEWSSDPNRPVAVGPDPQ; encoded by the coding sequence ATGAACGCCATCATCTCCGCTTCCGAACTCGCGAGCGACCTCGCGGGCGGCACCCCGCCCGTCCTGCTCGACGTCCGCTGGCAGCTGAGCCTCGCCAAGGCGCCCTTCGACGGGCGTGCCGAGTACGCGGCCGGGCACATCCCCGGCGCCGTGTACGTCGACCTGGACTCGGAGCTGGCCGCCGCGCCCGACGAGCGCGGCCGGCACCCGCTGCCCGACCTCGACGTCTTCGGCGCCGCCATGCGCCGGGCAGGTGTCTCCACGGGGACGCCGGTGGTCGTGTACGACGGCGGGCTGGGCTGGGCGGCGGCTCGCGCCTGGTGGTTGCTGCGCTGGACGGGTCACCCGGACGTGCGGGTCCTCGACGGCGGGTTGCCGACGTGGGAGGGCGACCTGGAGACGGCCGTGCCGACACCCGCGGCGGGTGACTTCGTGCCGGTGCCGGGTGCCATGGGGCTGCTGGACGCCGACGGCGCTGCGGCGCTGGCGCGTTCGGGGGTGCTTTTCGACGCACGGGCGGGGGAGCGGTACCGGGGCGAGGTGGAGCCGATCGACCGGATCGGCGGGCACATCCCGGGGGCGGTGTCGGCGCCGACGAACGAGAACGTCGGTACGGACGGGCGATTCCTGCCCGCAGAGCAGCTGGCCGAACGGTTCAAGTCCCTCGGCGCGGGCGGCGGTTCGGACGTCGGCGTGTACTGCGGCTCGGGCGTCTCGGCGGCGCACGAGGTGCTGGCGCTGGCGGTGGCGGGCATTCCGGCGGCGCTGTACGTCGGGTCGTGGTCGGAGTGGTCGTCCGACCCGAACCGACCGGTCGCCGTGGGGCCCGACCCGCAGTAG
- the sepH gene encoding septation protein SepH: protein MPELRVVAVSNDGTRLVLKAADSTEYTLPIDERLRAAVRGDRPRLGQIEIEVESHLRPRDIQARIRAGATAEEVAQLAGIPVDRVRRFEGPVLAERAFMAERARKTPVRRPGENAGPQLGEAVQERLLLRGAEKDTVQWDSWRRDDGTWEVLLVYRVAGEPHSASWTYDPPRRLVQAVDEEARSLIGESDDLAAPEPSFPFVPRIARLPRDRPLDRSLDRPSLPAPASEAVEESIAGERDSLTSLLEAVPSFRGDLVVPERPSDTVPEEEEPPVVEPEAEEPPAPAASAGSAYADVLMPRSVGSHRDRLIGATDRQAEADGVRPGRRAAVPSWDEIVFGTRRKKQE, encoded by the coding sequence ATGCCCGAACTGCGTGTCGTGGCCGTCTCCAATGACGGCACACGGCTGGTGCTGAAGGCTGCCGACTCAACGGAGTACACGCTGCCGATCGACGAGCGGCTGCGCGCCGCCGTCCGCGGTGACCGACCCCGCCTCGGGCAGATCGAGATCGAGGTCGAAAGCCATCTCCGCCCCCGCGACATCCAGGCGCGTATACGCGCCGGTGCCACCGCGGAAGAGGTCGCCCAGCTCGCAGGCATTCCCGTCGACCGGGTACGGCGCTTCGAGGGCCCTGTCCTCGCCGAGCGCGCGTTCATGGCCGAGCGGGCCCGCAAGACACCCGTCCGCCGTCCCGGTGAGAACGCCGGACCCCAGCTCGGCGAGGCCGTCCAGGAGCGGCTGCTGCTGCGCGGCGCCGAGAAGGACACGGTGCAGTGGGACTCCTGGCGCCGCGACGACGGCACCTGGGAGGTCCTGCTGGTCTACCGGGTCGCGGGCGAACCGCACTCGGCGAGCTGGACGTACGACCCGCCCCGGCGGCTCGTCCAGGCCGTCGACGAGGAGGCGCGCTCGCTCATCGGCGAGTCCGACGACCTCGCCGCGCCGGAGCCCAGCTTTCCCTTCGTACCGCGCATCGCACGGCTGCCGCGCGACCGTCCGCTGGACCGTTCCCTGGACCGGCCGAGCCTGCCGGCCCCGGCGTCCGAGGCGGTGGAGGAGAGCATCGCGGGCGAACGGGACTCGCTGACCAGCCTGTTGGAGGCGGTACCGAGCTTCCGTGGCGACCTGGTCGTCCCGGAGCGGCCGTCGGACACCGTGCCCGAGGAGGAGGAGCCGCCCGTCGTCGAGCCCGAGGCGGAGGAGCCCCCGGCCCCCGCGGCCTCGGCCGGTTCCGCCTACGCGGACGTGCTCATGCCCCGCTCCGTCGGCAGCCACCGCGACCGCCTGATCGGCGCCACGGACCGCCAGGCGGAGGCCGACGGCGTCCGCCCCGGCCGCCGGGCCGCGGTCCCGAGCTGGGACGAGATCGTCTTCGGCACACGGCGCAAGAAGCAGGAGTAA
- a CDS encoding D-arabinono-1,4-lactone oxidase: MSSTASGKNGTWRNWGGNVVSRPAREVTPASVEELAAALRQAAEDGLTVKPVGTGHSFTSIAATDGVLIRPQLLTGIRKIDRDAMTVTVEAGTPLKRLNVALAREGLSLTNMGDIMEQTVSGATSTGTHGTGRDSASIAAQIKGLELVTADGTVLTCSEKENPEVFAAARIGLGALGIVTAITFAVEPVFLLTAREEPMPFDRVLAEFDALWAENEHFEFYWFPHTGSTNTKRNNRSAGPEKPVGPVAGWFEDEFLSNGVFQVAQWVGRAVPATVPTIARVSSRALSARTYTDIPYKVYTSPRRVRFVEMEYAVPREALAETLLELKAMVDRSDLRVSFPVEVRTAPADDITLSTASGRDSAYVAVHMFKGTPYQAYFTAAERIFTAHEGRPHWGKVHTRDAEYFAGVYPRFGEFTALRDRLDPDRRFQNDYLRRVLGS, from the coding sequence TTGAGCAGCACAGCGAGCGGGAAGAACGGCACGTGGCGTAACTGGGGCGGCAATGTCGTCTCCCGCCCCGCGCGGGAGGTCACGCCCGCTTCCGTGGAGGAGCTGGCGGCGGCCCTCCGGCAGGCCGCGGAGGACGGGCTGACCGTGAAGCCGGTCGGCACCGGCCATTCCTTCACGTCCATCGCGGCCACCGACGGTGTGTTGATCCGCCCTCAACTGTTGACCGGCATCCGCAAGATCGACCGCGACGCCATGACCGTCACGGTGGAGGCCGGCACCCCGCTCAAGAGGCTCAATGTGGCGCTCGCGCGTGAGGGGCTCTCGCTCACGAACATGGGCGACATCATGGAGCAGACCGTCTCCGGTGCCACCAGCACCGGCACCCACGGCACGGGACGCGACTCGGCCTCCATCGCCGCGCAGATCAAGGGGCTGGAGCTGGTCACCGCCGACGGAACGGTGCTCACCTGCTCCGAGAAGGAGAACCCGGAGGTGTTCGCGGCCGCGCGGATCGGCCTGGGTGCCCTCGGCATCGTCACCGCGATCACCTTCGCCGTGGAGCCGGTCTTCCTGCTCACGGCACGCGAGGAGCCGATGCCCTTCGACCGGGTGCTCGCCGAATTCGACGCCCTGTGGGCCGAGAACGAGCACTTCGAGTTCTACTGGTTCCCGCACACCGGCAGCACCAACACCAAGCGCAACAACCGCAGCGCGGGCCCGGAGAAGCCGGTCGGCCCGGTCGCGGGCTGGTTCGAGGACGAGTTCCTCTCCAACGGCGTCTTCCAGGTGGCCCAGTGGGTCGGCCGGGCGGTGCCTGCCACCGTCCCGACGATCGCCCGGGTCTCCAGCAGGGCCCTGTCCGCGCGGACGTACACCGACATTCCCTACAAGGTCTACACATCGCCGCGCCGGGTGCGGTTCGTGGAGATGGAGTACGCCGTTCCGCGCGAGGCCCTGGCCGAGACGCTGCTCGAACTGAAGGCGATGGTCGACCGCTCCGACCTCAGGGTCAGCTTCCCGGTCGAGGTGCGCACGGCGCCCGCCGACGACATCACCCTGTCCACCGCGTCGGGCCGCGACAGCGCCTACGTCGCCGTACACATGTTCAAGGGCACGCCCTATCAGGCGTACTTCACGGCCGCCGAGCGCATCTTCACCGCGCACGAGGGACGTCCGCACTGGGGCAAGGTGCACACGCGCGACGCCGAGTACTTCGCGGGCGTCTATCCCCGCTTCGGCGAGTTCACCGCGCTGCGGGACCGGCTCGACCCCGACCGGCGGTTCCAGAACGACTACCTGCGAAGGGTGTTGGGCTCGTAG
- a CDS encoding MFS transporter gives MPSPYRALFAAPGSGRFSAAGFLGRMPLSMMGIGVVTMISQISGRYGLAGALSATIALAAAAIGPQISRLVDQFGQRRVLRPATLVALASAAGLLFATSFGGPDWVLFVCAAGIGAVPSLGAMVRARWANLYRGTPMLHTAYSLESVVDEMCFILGPIISIGLSTAWFPEAGPLLAACFLAVGVFWLTAQRSTEPEPHPRTRQSGGSALRSRGLQVLVATFVATGAIFGAVDVVTVAFADERGHKGAASVVLALYAAGSCVAGIVFGLLRFSGAPQRRWLLGICAMAVSMIPLLLVGNLPFLAVALFVAGLSIAPTMITTMSLIEEHVPRAQSTEGMTWISTGLAVGVALGSSMAGWVIDAAGARVGYGVPAVSGAVAVAVGFLGYRRLSRPAPRRGGTVEQHSEREERHVA, from the coding sequence GTGCCGAGTCCCTACCGCGCCCTGTTCGCCGCACCCGGCTCCGGACGCTTCTCCGCCGCGGGCTTCCTCGGCCGGATGCCGCTGTCCATGATGGGCATCGGTGTCGTCACGATGATCTCGCAGATCAGTGGGCGGTACGGCCTCGCAGGCGCCCTGTCGGCCACCATCGCGCTGGCCGCCGCGGCCATCGGGCCGCAGATATCGCGCCTGGTGGACCAGTTCGGGCAGCGCCGGGTGCTGCGGCCGGCCACGCTGGTCGCACTCGCGTCGGCGGCCGGGCTGCTGTTCGCCACCTCCTTCGGCGGACCGGACTGGGTGCTCTTCGTGTGCGCCGCCGGGATCGGGGCCGTGCCCAGTCTCGGGGCGATGGTCCGGGCCCGGTGGGCGAACCTGTACCGCGGCACCCCGATGCTGCACACCGCGTACTCGTTGGAGTCGGTGGTCGATGAGATGTGCTTCATCCTCGGGCCGATCATCTCCATCGGGCTGTCGACCGCCTGGTTCCCGGAGGCCGGGCCCCTCCTGGCGGCCTGTTTCCTGGCGGTCGGCGTCTTCTGGCTGACCGCCCAGCGGAGCACCGAACCGGAGCCGCATCCCCGGACCAGGCAGAGCGGCGGGTCGGCGCTGCGCTCGCGCGGGCTGCAGGTTCTCGTCGCCACGTTCGTGGCCACCGGGGCGATCTTCGGAGCGGTGGACGTGGTGACGGTGGCCTTCGCCGACGAGCGGGGCCACAAGGGGGCCGCGAGCGTCGTGCTCGCCCTGTACGCGGCCGGATCCTGCGTGGCCGGGATCGTGTTCGGGCTGCTGCGCTTCTCAGGAGCCCCACAGCGTCGCTGGCTGCTGGGCATATGCGCGATGGCCGTGAGTATGATCCCCCTCCTACTGGTCGGAAACTTGCCGTTTCTGGCCGTGGCGCTCTTCGTCGCGGGTCTGTCCATCGCTCCCACGATGATCACGACGATGTCCCTGATCGAAGAGCACGTACCACGCGCGCAGTCGACCGAGGGCATGACCTGGATCAGCACCGGGCTCGCGGTCGGCGTCGCGCTCGGCTCCTCCATGGCAGGCTGGGTCATCGACGCGGCCGGCGCGCGGGTCGGGTACGGGGTTCCGGCAGTGTCCGGGGCCGTCGCGGTCGCGGTCGGTTTCCTGGGGTACCGCCGGCTCAGCAGGCCGGCTCCGCGTCGGGGAGGCACCGTTGAGCAGCACAGCGAGCGGGAAGAACGGCACGTGGCGTAA
- a CDS encoding ferrochelatase: MRDVLDATPYDALLLLSFGGPEGPDDVIPFLENVTRGRGIPRERLKEVGEHYFLFGGVSPINDQNRALLDALRKDFADHGLDLPIYWGNRNWAPYLTDTLREMTADGHRRILVLATSAYASYSGCRQYRENLADSLAALEAEGLDLPKVDKLRHYFNHEGFLEPMIEGVLRSLADLPDDVREGAHISFSTHSIPTASADTSGPVEGHGEGGAYVRQHLEVAGLIADAVRERTGVDHPWQLVYQSRSGAPHIPWLEPDICDHLQTLHESGAPAVVIAPIGFVSDHMEVLYDLDTEAKAKAEELGLPMRRSATVGADPRFAAAVRDLILERAATERGEQPPLCALGALGASHNLCPVGCCPARGPKPAAAGVDSPYA; encoded by the coding sequence ATGCGAGACGTGCTCGACGCCACCCCCTACGACGCCCTGCTCCTGCTGTCCTTCGGCGGTCCCGAAGGCCCTGACGACGTGATCCCGTTCCTGGAGAACGTCACCCGCGGCCGGGGCATCCCCAGGGAACGCCTGAAGGAAGTCGGCGAACACTACTTCCTCTTCGGCGGGGTCAGCCCCATCAACGACCAGAACCGCGCGCTGCTGGACGCCCTGCGCAAGGACTTCGCGGACCACGGTCTGGACCTGCCGATCTACTGGGGCAACCGCAACTGGGCCCCGTACCTGACCGACACCCTGCGCGAGATGACCGCCGACGGCCACCGCCGCATCCTGGTCCTGGCCACCAGCGCCTACGCGTCGTACTCGGGCTGCCGCCAGTACCGCGAGAACCTGGCGGACTCGCTCGCCGCCCTCGAAGCCGAGGGACTCGACCTGCCCAAGGTCGACAAGCTGCGCCACTACTTCAACCACGAGGGCTTCCTGGAGCCCATGATCGAGGGCGTCCTGCGCTCGCTGGCCGACCTGCCGGACGACGTCCGCGAGGGCGCCCACATCTCGTTCTCGACCCACTCGATCCCCACGGCCTCCGCGGACACCTCCGGCCCGGTCGAGGGCCACGGCGAGGGCGGCGCCTACGTCAGGCAGCACCTGGAGGTGGCCGGGCTGATCGCCGACGCCGTCCGCGAGCGCACCGGCGTCGACCACCCCTGGCAGCTGGTCTACCAGTCCCGCTCCGGCGCCCCGCACATCCCGTGGCTCGAGCCGGACATCTGCGACCACCTGCAGACCCTGCACGAGTCGGGCGCTCCGGCCGTCGTCATCGCCCCCATCGGCTTCGTCTCGGACCACATGGAGGTCCTCTACGACCTCGACACCGAGGCCAAGGCCAAGGCCGAGGAACTCGGCCTTCCCATGCGCCGCTCGGCCACGGTGGGCGCCGACCCGCGCTTCGCGGCGGCCGTCCGCGACCTGATCCTGGAGCGCGCGGCCACCGAGCGCGGCGAACAGCCCCCCCTCTGCGCGCTGGGCGCGCTCGGCGCCAGTCACAACCTGTGCCCCGTCGGCTGCTGCCCCGCCCGCGGCCCCAAGCCGGCCGCCGCCGGCGTCGACAGCCCCTACGCGTGA
- a CDS encoding inositol monophosphatase family protein: MSDALHQELLDLAREAARRAGDLLRDGRPADLAVARTKSSPIDVVTEMDIAAEKLITDLISARRPDDGFFGEEGADTPGTSGVRWVIDPLDGTVNYLYGLPTWSVSIAAEQDGETVVGVVAVPMRGETFHAVRGGGAFATGAWEGERALSCRPAPPLDQALVSTGFNYVSEVRTHQAEVAARLIPLLRDIRRGGSAAVDLCDLAAGRLDGYYERGLNAWDYGAGDLIAREAGALTGGRPGGRPSTALTVAGTPGVFEPLQRLLEDFGAWHD; the protein is encoded by the coding sequence GTGAGCGACGCCCTGCACCAGGAACTCCTCGACCTGGCCCGGGAGGCGGCCCGCCGGGCGGGCGACCTCCTGCGGGACGGCCGTCCGGCCGACCTGGCGGTCGCACGGACCAAGTCGAGCCCGATCGACGTCGTCACCGAGATGGACATCGCGGCGGAGAAGCTGATCACCGACCTGATCTCCGCCCGCCGCCCCGACGACGGCTTCTTCGGCGAGGAGGGCGCCGACACCCCGGGCACCAGCGGAGTGCGCTGGGTGATCGACCCCCTGGACGGCACGGTCAACTACCTCTACGGGCTGCCCACCTGGTCGGTGTCCATCGCGGCAGAACAGGACGGAGAGACGGTCGTCGGGGTCGTGGCGGTCCCGATGCGCGGCGAGACCTTCCACGCGGTACGCGGCGGCGGCGCCTTTGCCACGGGCGCGTGGGAGGGCGAACGCGCCCTGTCCTGCCGCCCGGCCCCGCCCCTGGATCAGGCCCTGGTCTCCACCGGCTTCAACTACGTCTCCGAGGTCCGCACCCACCAGGCCGAGGTGGCCGCACGGCTGATCCCGCTGCTCCGCGACATCCGCCGCGGCGGCTCGGCCGCGGTCGACCTCTGCGACCTGGCGGCGGGCCGCCTCGACGGCTACTACGAGCGCGGTCTGAACGCCTGGGACTACGGCGCCGGCGACCTGATAGCCCGGGAAGCGGGCGCCCTGACCGGTGGACGCCCCGGAGGACGCCCCTCCACCGCCCTGACGGTCGCGGGCACCCCCGGCGTCTTCGAGCCCCTCCAGCGCCTCCTGGAGGACTTCGGCGCCTGGCACGACTGA
- a CDS encoding response regulator transcription factor: MRVLVVEDEQLLADAVATGLRREAMAVDVVYDGAAALERIGVNDYDVVVLDRDLPLVHGDDVCRKIVELGMPTRVLMLTASGDVSDRVEGLEIGADDYLPKPFAFSELIARVRALGRRTSVPLPPVLERAGIKLDPNRREVFRDGKEVQLAPKEFAVLEVLMRSEGAVVSAEQLLEKAWDENTDPFTNVVRVTVMTLRRKLGEPPVIVTVPGSGYRI; encoded by the coding sequence GTGCGCGTACTCGTCGTCGAGGACGAGCAGCTGCTCGCCGATGCGGTGGCCACCGGACTGCGCCGGGAGGCCATGGCCGTCGACGTCGTGTACGACGGTGCGGCCGCCCTGGAGCGCATCGGCGTCAACGACTACGACGTGGTCGTCCTCGACCGCGACCTCCCGCTGGTGCACGGCGACGACGTCTGCCGCAAGATCGTCGAACTCGGCATGCCCACGCGCGTGCTGATGCTCACGGCGTCCGGTGACGTCAGCGACCGGGTCGAGGGTCTGGAGATCGGCGCCGACGACTACCTCCCCAAGCCCTTCGCCTTCAGCGAGCTGATCGCACGCGTGCGTGCCCTCGGCCGGCGCACCAGTGTCCCGCTGCCGCCCGTCCTGGAGCGCGCGGGGATCAAGCTCGACCCCAACCGCCGCGAGGTCTTCCGGGACGGCAAGGAGGTCCAGCTGGCGCCGAAGGAGTTCGCCGTACTGGAAGTGCTCATGCGCAGTGAGGGCGCCGTCGTCTCGGCCGAGCAGCTGCTGGAGAAGGCCTGGGACGAGAACACGGACCCGTTCACGAACGTCGTGCGCGTCACCGTGATGACCCTGCGCCGCAAGCTGGGCGAGCCGCCGGTCATCGTCACCGTGCCCGGCTCGGGCTACCGGATCTGA